From one Streptomyces sp. N50 genomic stretch:
- a CDS encoding nuclear transport factor 2 family protein: MNDFSIIDGVAHINDPALYDTWLDREDYKAAVAQADTPERTAVKRLLVDFEADLARMVRDGTVQENVEDVMKRYIVEDYVQHDPNAPGNGRDNIIEHFRHVPTGHGTPPPVVSVVLEGELACVMMKQPTPDPESPGETYDWYIVTVFRVRDGKLAEHWSAFRKMAAPLPGT, from the coding sequence ATGAACGACTTCAGCATCATCGACGGCGTCGCGCACATCAACGACCCCGCGCTGTACGACACCTGGCTCGACCGCGAGGACTACAAGGCGGCCGTCGCCCAGGCGGACACGCCCGAGCGGACCGCCGTCAAGCGTCTGCTGGTCGACTTCGAGGCGGACCTCGCGCGCATGGTGCGCGACGGCACCGTGCAGGAGAACGTCGAAGACGTGATGAAGCGTTACATCGTCGAGGACTACGTCCAGCACGACCCGAACGCCCCCGGCAACGGCCGGGACAACATCATCGAGCACTTCCGCCACGTCCCGACCGGTCACGGCACTCCGCCGCCGGTGGTGAGCGTGGTCCTGGAGGGCGAACTGGCCTGCGTGATGATGAAGCAGCCGACACCGGACCCGGAGAGCCCCGGGGAGACCTACGACTGGTACATCGTCACGGTGTTCCGCGTACGCGACGGCAAGCTCGCCGAGCACT
- a CDS encoding acyl-CoA dehydrogenase family protein — protein MTAIPPPPALDGQLPPMPPPPPASPVVSPWITDEGRRIRDRVRGLIPLIRSQAREGEKIAALTPEVLEAIDDAGVFRMSMPVEWGGYGLGARDLVEVIAALSEGDGSAGWAGFVGVGVKNVLAMDAQVVDEVRAETADWVGPAIVGASVFATKVGSARAVDGGWMVQGKWPFGSCCKHASWALVGIEYDPAEAGGSGRGMVALRREQYEILDDWDVMGLSGSASNSLRVQDEVFVPAHRFIDLGDFPPRLQQLHDRYTGFGYGQRGLALLLCATLANLAITLGMARGALDCFTEQANKRKPFTLPYPTIGDMASAQVAAGKALAMINVAAATIEGAADQIDARTAEGLDFTPPEESEISLSIAFAANLCEDAINLLQKTIGSSTVSLSNPIQRFVRDARVLTSHGAIRIDPLAEQNGRRLLGLAPFAMIGGAVPERRASTDPSRDKEPIRA, from the coding sequence ATGACTGCAATACCCCCGCCGCCCGCCCTTGATGGCCAACTGCCGCCGATGCCACCCCCGCCGCCCGCCTCACCCGTGGTCTCCCCGTGGATCACCGACGAGGGCCGCCGGATCCGCGACCGCGTGCGCGGGCTCATCCCGCTGATCCGCTCTCAGGCCCGCGAGGGAGAGAAGATCGCGGCGCTCACCCCCGAGGTGCTCGAAGCGATCGACGACGCCGGTGTCTTTCGCATGTCCATGCCCGTCGAGTGGGGCGGGTACGGCCTCGGAGCACGGGACCTGGTCGAGGTGATCGCCGCGCTGAGCGAGGGCGACGGCTCCGCCGGGTGGGCCGGGTTCGTCGGCGTGGGCGTGAAGAACGTGCTCGCGATGGATGCGCAGGTGGTCGACGAGGTGCGCGCCGAGACGGCGGACTGGGTCGGGCCGGCCATCGTGGGCGCGTCCGTCTTCGCGACCAAGGTCGGCTCCGCCCGTGCCGTCGACGGCGGCTGGATGGTGCAGGGCAAGTGGCCGTTCGGCAGCTGCTGCAAGCACGCGAGCTGGGCGCTGGTCGGCATCGAGTACGACCCCGCCGAAGCCGGCGGGAGCGGACGCGGCATGGTCGCGCTCCGCCGGGAGCAGTACGAGATTCTCGACGACTGGGACGTCATGGGTCTGTCGGGATCGGCCAGCAACAGCCTTCGCGTGCAGGACGAGGTGTTCGTCCCGGCGCACCGCTTCATCGACCTCGGTGATTTCCCGCCGCGGCTGCAGCAGTTGCACGACCGCTACACGGGCTTCGGCTACGGGCAACGCGGCCTGGCGCTGCTGCTCTGCGCGACGCTCGCGAACCTCGCGATCACCCTGGGCATGGCCCGGGGCGCGCTCGACTGCTTCACCGAGCAGGCGAACAAGCGCAAGCCGTTCACCCTGCCCTACCCCACGATCGGCGACATGGCGTCCGCCCAGGTCGCGGCGGGCAAGGCACTCGCGATGATCAACGTCGCCGCCGCGACGATCGAGGGCGCGGCCGACCAGATCGACGCGCGGACCGCGGAAGGACTCGACTTCACCCCGCCGGAGGAGTCCGAGATCAGCCTCTCCATCGCCTTCGCGGCGAACCTGTGCGAGGACGCGATCAACCTCCTACAGAAGACGATCGGCTCGTCCACGGTGAGCCTGTCCAACCCGATCCAGCGGTTCGTCCGCGACGCCCGCGTGCTCACCTCGCACGGCGCGATCCGCATCGACCCGCTGGCGGAGCAGAACGGACGCCGGCTCCTGGGCCTGGCCCCCTTCGCCATGATCGGCGGCGCCGTCCCCGAGCGCCGCGCCTCGACAGACCCGTCCCGAGACAAGGAGCCCATCCGCGCATGA